The sequence ACGTTGGCGACCTGTTTCAGCGGCGTCTGGCTGCCGTAGTAGTCGACCGTGATGTGGTCGAGCAGGCTGGGATGGGCGCGTCCGGTGCGCAGCCTGGAAAGCTCCGTCTTCAGGGACTCGACGCTCTTGCCCATGCGGGTCTCGGCGTCCTTGACAATGTCATCGATCATTCCGGTTCATCCTCTTTCCACCAGCGTGCCAACCGGCTCACCGCAGACAGCGCGCATCAGGTTGCCACGTTCGTGAATGTTGAAGACCATCAGCGGCAGCTTCTGTTCCTGGCACAGCACCACCGCCGTCGCATCCATCACTGCCAGCCTGCGGGTCAGCGTCTCCTCGTAGCTCACGCGCTCGAAGCGCTTCGCATCGGGATTGCTGCGCGGGTCGGCGTCGTATACGCCATCCACCTGGGTGGCCTTGAACAGGATATCCGCCCCGATCTCGATGGCGCGCAGGCTCGCGGCGGAGTCGGTGGTGAAGTACGGATTGCCGGTACCCGCGGAAAACAACACCACCCGCCCCTTGTCCAGGTGACGCAGCGCGCGGTCACGATCGAAGGGCTCGGCCAGGGTCCCGATGGGAAAGGCCGACATCACTCGCGCCTCGCTGCCCTGGCGGCGCAGCGCATCCTGCATGGCCAGCGCGTTCATCACCGTCGCCAGCATCCCCATCTGGTCGCCCTTGACCCGATCCATGCCGGCCGCGGCCAGGCCGGCGCCGCGGAAGATGTTGCCGCCGCCGATCACCAGCCCGACCTGGACGCCGAGCGCCGCCACTTGATGGATCTCGGCGGCGAAGGCGTCGAGCCGGGCGGGGTCGATGCCGGCGGCCAGCTCACCCATCAGGGCCTCGCCGGAGAGCTTGAGAAGGATACGGCGGTAACGCGGAGTCTGTTCAGGCATTTATATCCGTAAAACCAATGGGCTAGCGTTTCTTTTTCATGCAACTTCGGCGCACGGGGCGCAGGAATCGGCCTATTGTCGTCTTTTTCAGTGCGGAATGCCATGCATGCAACGGGGCCGCAGAGCGGCCCCGTGCACGGCGGCAAGTCCCGCCGATCCTTCGTGCCGACCGGCTCAGTCGCCGCGTACCTGCGCCATCACCTCG is a genomic window of Thiohalobacter sp. containing:
- the pyrH gene encoding UMP kinase, with the protein product MPEQTPRYRRILLKLSGEALMGELAAGIDPARLDAFAAEIHQVAALGVQVGLVIGGGNIFRGAGLAAAGMDRVKGDQMGMLATVMNALAMQDALRRQGSEARVMSAFPIGTLAEPFDRDRALRHLDKGRVVLFSAGTGNPYFTTDSAASLRAIEIGADILFKATQVDGVYDADPRSNPDAKRFERVSYEETLTRRLAVMDATAVVLCQEQKLPLMVFNIHERGNLMRAVCGEPVGTLVERG